GAGGAAATAAATGCTAGTAACTTTGGAGTTGGAGTGGAGTACAAGGGAGAACTGGAAGAGGCGTGCAGGATGATTCTAGACAAATTAACGGAAAAAATAAATAAAGCCTTGACGTAAGTTACTCTATTGTCTCGGTGACCTGTCGTGAAGTTCTGCCCGAAGTGCAACTCCATGATGGTACCCCGTAAGTCTAACGGGAGATCCGTGTATAAGTGCGTAAAGTGCGGTTACGAGGAGGAGGCTAAGGAGACAGCTAAGATAACCACCAAGATCAAGCACAGCGAAAAGGAAAAGACCCTCGTGCTGGAGGACGTGCCAATGCCCGCTGGAACCCAGATCATCAGGGGTGTAACTTGTCCAAGTTGCAAGAACGACGAGGCGTACTTCTGGATCCTGCAGACGAGAAGCGCCGACGAGCCCGCCACAAGGTTCTACAAGTGTACTAGGTGCGGAAAGGTCTGGAGAGAGTACGAGTAAAAACTAGGAAAGAGTTAACCTTATTTTAGCTAGGAGTCATGATATTTGTGGACCCGTAGCTCAGCCAGGACAGAGCGCCGGCCTTCTAACCGGCGAAGAAAGCCGAGGGTCCCGGGTTCGAATCCCGGCGGGTCCGTGTTTTGGACCGCCAAAACCTCGCCCTCACGGGCGAGGCTAAACTCTCATTCTACACTTCGAGTTTTCTTAAGAAGACGTGCAACGCGAGAAAGCGACCCCTTCATAGTTTAGGGACTCTCTAAGGAAAGCCGCGTTAGAGTCTCCATTTAACATAGCTAAAAACGTCTTAGTCCTTCCTGGGCCTCACTACGGTGAACTTCTCACCCAAGAAATCAACGTATTTCGTCCCTAGGTCTCTGTCGTACTCGGACACTACGGGGAGCAATTCCTTTACTTCTTCCTCCGTAAGTTCCCTGTACTCGTAGGTGGGGATGCCGACCTTTTCCTCGAACATCTTCTTGGCAAACATCTTAGCATCGCCTTGGAGCTTATCCATTAGCTCAATGTAAGGTAGGTCTCTTAGCTCATCCATTTCCTTTTCCGTTATCAAGTTGTCCAACAGTAACGCTTTAAGCAACTTTACCACTTCCACCTTGTTTGGCTGTAGGCCCAACCTTCCTGGGTCTAGCCTCCCCCTGACGTATATCCTGCCTCCCACCATTCCGCTGCCCACGTAGTTCCCCGTAGGCGAGGACCTGGTGTTGTTGAACACCACGATCACTCCGCCCGCCATGTACTCCCCCAGGTAATCGTCCACCCTACCACCGATGAGTAAGTAAGGCCTCTTGTTCTGGTACTCCCTCATCTGTATCCCAACCCTGTTTCCCGCGTTACCCTTTACGAATACCTTTCCGCCCTGAAGGGCTTGACCTAGGACGTCCCTAGCGTCCCCGTAGATGACGACCTTGCCCCCGTGCATGGTGTCGCAACAGTCGTCGGCCACGTTGCCGTAGACGTAGAACTCGTTGTTCTCGTTCAAGTTGGCCAACACGTTTCCCACGACTCCGTATAACCTCACGACCTTCCCAGCCCTAGGGAAGGAGATGCCTATAAACCTGTGCGACATCACGTTGATTACCTTTACTTCTTTCTTGTCCAATTTCATTATCTCCCTGTTGAGGTCCTTGTATCCCACGCTGGACGCGTCTACGTCGTAGTCGTTCGTCGTAAATGTGGGGGGCGGGGAGAAGCTCTCAAGCTCCTCCGCAGTCCTCCCGTAACTTATTACTCCTTTCTTTAACGACGCTATAAAGTAAGACCCGGGAGATAGGGTCCAGACCCTTGCGTTCCTGCTCAACAGCCTTATTTGGCTCTCCTCGCTCGCTATGTAGTAATAGCGCTCGTCTTCCCCAATTATCACTGGCCTAAACTTTGACCTGTCCGCTATCCCTACCATGTATAGGTCGTCCCCCGAGTTGTAGCCTATGATGGCAGTGAAAGGCCCGTCAAGTCTGGCGTTGCGGTACATGTAGTCCTCCTCTGGCAGGAGTAGCCCGGACTTCCTAGAGGGGTTCATCATCACCTTCACTGCCTCTTCGACGGAGAGACCCTCTGAGACCAGCTCCTCGAAGAGGAAGGCCATTACCTCGCTGTCCGTCCCCACGAAGCCCCCCCAACCCCTTGAGGTCAGGAACTCCACGTTGGCCCCGAAGGAGCTCACGTCGCCGTTGTGAACTATGGCAACGTCAAAGGTGGAGAAGGGGTGAGACCAGTAGGGGAAGTGGCCTGGGGAGTTGGTTGGTTGCCTCGTGTGCGCTAGCCACATGTCCCCAGAGTACTTCTCCACTTCATACGCGTTGGCTATGTCCTTGGGGTACCCGACTCCCTTGAAGACGTCCAACCCCTTCCCGACGCTGTAGACCCTCCCCTTCCTCTTCTCCCAAAGGGTCTCGTTTAAGTTCCTCGTCAGCTTCTTCAACTGCACTATGTTCCCCAAGGTTATCTCGAACCTGCAGTCGCAGAGCTCGCCGTAGGTGGCAGACTCGCTGACAACCTTAATCCCGTTGTCCTCCATGATCCTCTTTAGCTCTTCCTTGTCTCCATCGTAAAACACCTTGACCACGTACGTGTTGCCTTCCCTGAGGTTGAAGACGGCGAAGCCCGCCCCCTTATCGCTACCCCTGAACCTCACTAGGTCTATTGCTTCCACTACCTTCTTACCCTCTACCTTGGGGGCGTTCGGCTTCCTAAGTACGCCAAATACTCCACAACCAGACGGAGAGATCATAAGGAACCAGCCTGCCTTACCCTTATCCTCCTCGCTATGTAGGAGTTTAAGTTAACTGCCCTCAGGAGTTCCCTGTTCCCGGTGACGCTTGACTGGACGCTGAAGACCCCAGCCGCCCCCGCCAACAGGGCTATCTCCTTCCTTGTGCCAATGATGAAGTTAAACGCCTTCTCCTTCAAGTTCCCCCTGTTGCCTTCCCCTATTGCGATCTCCAAGAGCTTATAGGGCACTATGACCGCGTCTGCTCCCAGAAGTACTAGCTTAAACACGTCCCCTGCACCCCTGATCCTCGAGGCCTTGGCTATGACGTCGAACTGGTTCCTTATCCCCGTCTCCTTTAACTTGGTGTCCATGTCAGAGACTGCTATCTCTAAGTCCTCGTCTAGGCTGTCCTCGTCGAGGATGTAGCCTGATACCTTGACCTCGGTAAGCGTACTGCCAAGGTAATAGCTCCCTCTCTCCGGGATCCTGCTCCACCTAGCTATCCCCTTTCCGTCTGAGCTCATGTAGACCTCCTCATATGGCGACATGGCGCGCTCGTCGAACACCAGGGCGCTCGTGGCTAGAGCTGCCCACGAGAAGGCCCTTTTAACGTCCTCTGGTGCGTCTGTGATGTCTATTATCACGGGAAGGGATAGGTAGATCCTCCCCTTGTCCAGGAGGAAACTGGTATCTATGTCCTCCCTATAGGGGTCTATGGAGGGCCTCGTCACTTGGGCCCCGTCCGTCCTGAGCCAGTCTATTATCCTCGCCGGCTTCTCAACCTCTGGGGGCGAAGTGCTCCCCATGCTGGTTATAACTGGGTCTCCCTTGTTCACGAGCTCGTGGAGCTCAAACCTCCTCCTCTTATTCCATAGCTCCCCCAGCTTGGGGTTTAGCTCCTCGCTCTCGCCCTTAATGCCCAAGATGTCCAACACGTCCCTGGAAAGGCCGTAGCCGTAAAGCAGATCCCTCTTCCCCTTTAGTTCGTTGACGTCGTTAAGGCCCAAGTTGTCCAACACGTTGGCCAACTCGAGCTTGAAGCCGTTGATGAAGTTGACGAGTGCCTTAGTCCCGAACTCTACGTCCATTTCCCTAGTGCCGTCAATCTTGTTGGTGAGGGCAGTGGGACAAGACCCAATGTGGCACTTGTGCACCATTACGCAACCCATCGCTACTAGCGCCGCCGTACCCACGCTTACTACGTCTGCTCCTAGGGCGAACAGTTTGGCGGCGTCAGTTGCGTCAGCCACCCTCCCAGCTGCGATGATTGTGAACTTCTCCCTAAGCCCCTGTTCCCTGAGCACGGAATCGGCTGAGGCCACAGCTAGCTCTATGGGTATGCCTAGGTTGTCCCTTATTACCACTGGAGTTGCCCCGGTCCCAGCGCCGTGGCCGTCTACTATTACCCCATCTGCACCCATCCTGGCTATCCCGGACACCACGTAAGGTATGTAGTTCGTTGCCGCCACCTTCACGAACACGGGCTTTCCAGTGGCCTCCTTCAACGCCTCTATCCTCTGTCCCAAGTCCTCTATGGAGTAAATGTCGTGGTGAGGGGCCGGTGAGATTGCGTCCATCCCGACGGGAATCCTCCTCGTCTTCGAGATGGGCTCCGTCACTTTGCTCCCGGGGAGGTGACCTCCAATTCCGGGCTTAGCCCCCTGCCCTATCTTTATGACGATCCCCATCCCAGCGTTGAGGACGTCTATGTCAACTCCGAACCTTGCCGAGGCCCACTGCACAAATATCCTCTTGTGCTTAGCCACCTCGGG
The sequence above is drawn from the Candidatus Aramenus sp. CH1 genome and encodes:
- a CDS encoding glutamate synthase, producing the protein MISPSGCGVFGVLRKPNAPKVEGKKVVEAIDLVRFRGSDKGAGFAVFNLREGNTYVVKVFYDGDKEELKRIMEDNGIKVVSESATYGELCDCRFEITLGNIVQLKKLTRNLNETLWEKRKGRVYSVGKGLDVFKGVGYPKDIANAYEVEKYSGDMWLAHTRQPTNSPGHFPYWSHPFSTFDVAIVHNGDVSSFGANVEFLTSRGWGGFVGTDSEVMAFLFEELVSEGLSVEEAVKVMMNPSRKSGLLLPEEDYMYRNARLDGPFTAIIGYNSGDDLYMVGIADRSKFRPVIIGEDERYYYIASEESQIRLLSRNARVWTLSPGSYFIASLKKGVISYGRTAEELESFSPPPTFTTNDYDVDASSVGYKDLNREIMKLDKKEVKVINVMSHRFIGISFPRAGKVVRLYGVVGNVLANLNENNEFYVYGNVADDCCDTMHGGKVVIYGDARDVLGQALQGGKVFVKGNAGNRVGIQMREYQNKRPYLLIGGRVDDYLGEYMAGGVIVVFNNTRSSPTGNYVGSGMVGGRIYVRGRLDPGRLGLQPNKVEVVKLLKALLLDNLITEKEMDELRDLPYIELMDKLQGDAKMFAKKMFEEKVGIPTYEYRELTEEEVKELLPVVSEYDRDLGTKYVDFLGEKFTVVRPRKD
- a CDS encoding transcription factor S, giving the protein MKFCPKCNSMMVPRKSNGRSVYKCVKCGYEEEAKETAKITTKIKHSEKEKTLVLEDVPMPAGTQIIRGVTCPSCKNDEAYFWILQTRSADEPATRFYKCTRCGKVWREYE
- a CDS encoding glutamate synthase-related protein — encoded protein: MLIINKYLPIPKQTDSEFWTPERIDHIRNLALTGKPYKVLENRRNSLRILDRVEFLTDRKDVSESPRAITRTSFSGIDMAVPLYLGDMSYGALSGNPNIAIARAADITGTLAGTGEGGLHPEVAKHKRIFVQWASARFGVDIDVLNAGMGIVIKIGQGAKPGIGGHLPGSKVTEPISKTRRIPVGMDAISPAPHHDIYSIEDLGQRIEALKEATGKPVFVKVAATNYIPYVVSGIARMGADGVIVDGHGAGTGATPVVIRDNLGIPIELAVASADSVLREQGLREKFTIIAAGRVADATDAAKLFALGADVVSVGTAALVAMGCVMVHKCHIGSCPTALTNKIDGTREMDVEFGTKALVNFINGFKLELANVLDNLGLNDVNELKGKRDLLYGYGLSRDVLDILGIKGESEELNPKLGELWNKRRRFELHELVNKGDPVITSMGSTSPPEVEKPARIIDWLRTDGAQVTRPSIDPYREDIDTSFLLDKGRIYLSLPVIIDITDAPEDVKRAFSWAALATSALVFDERAMSPYEEVYMSSDGKGIARWSRIPERGSYYLGSTLTEVKVSGYILDEDSLDEDLEIAVSDMDTKLKETGIRNQFDVIAKASRIRGAGDVFKLVLLGADAVIVPYKLLEIAIGEGNRGNLKEKAFNFIIGTRKEIALLAGAAGVFSVQSSVTGNRELLRAVNLNSYIARRIRVRQAGSL